TTCCCCGCCCAAGTTGAATTTCCACGCTTTAAATCTTCTCAAATCTGTTTAAGCTAGGGTATCAAATTGTGGGCGGAGTTGGAGTGTTTTTTTCCTGAACTACACTAGACATTTCCGAACTGTCTAAGCTGCGGCTCAAAACTTTGGTGGATGCAAAATACACACCAAGGAAGCAAATGAGGAAAAGTTGTTTATTTGTTTAACTGAGTTGATGCTAATAATCTTGACGTTATAGTAATCCTATCTGAATTTGTGAAAATTCGTGGTTTCCAGATCCCCGACTTCTTTAAAGAAGTTGGGGATCTAATTTTTCACGAGTGATTTAGTAATGCTAGATGTTCTCTTTCTTTGCTTGTCTTTACTTAGGTCAAGATCATCCAAATTTCCCTAAATGCCACCAAATTGGAATATTTTGCATCGTTTTCAAGCGATAAATCTTGAGATTCAGAAGATTTTCAAATCCAAAATCCAAAATCCAAAATCCAAAATTGATTTGATTTACCGTTTGTTTTTAGCGGCATCAACACCAGTGTAACCAGTCGCTAACCAAAGTATCGCTCTTGCCCCATCGCGAACAGATTTTTCGATAGATTCAGGAGGTTTTTCTGAAGGAACTGGCACCGGTTTTAAATAAATACCCCGACTACCCAAAATAATTTCGCCAATGACACAGGCCCGGCGCATGTGGAAGTCTGAAGTAATCAAATAAACGCTCTTGATTCCACGACGTTGCAAATCATCCACCAACGTAGTAAAATTGGTAACTGTATCTACTGCTTCGTAATCCAAGTGTAAACGTTTAGGATCGACACCAGCTTTGGTAAACACTCGTTGGGTGAATGTACGTGGACTACCGCCTGTAATCCAAATTGGTATATTTGGATGCTCGCGAACGAATTTTGCTGTAAACTTCTCTCGCTCTAAATGTTTCGTTGAACCACCCAACACTACAACTGCTTGCGGCTGCACAAATTGGTTTTGTACTTCTTTGTATCCCCACCAGATGATTAGCGGTAGGGCAAAAGCCGTAAAACGCAAAGATTTACCTGTAAAGATTAGCTTATTCAAGGCTCAATAACTTTATTTACTCAGTCCAAAATTTTCTCTGACTAGAAGAAAAAAACAATTGATAGTAGAGTAGCAAACTTCCAAAGAATATGCCCAAATATAAATTTGGTTGATTCTTGTATTGCAACGCGATTAAGCGTGCTTGAAGTTTTTCCTCTAATTGATGGATTATCCTAACCTGTCTCGGACGATTCATCAAAGGGTGTTAACCACTTTATATAGTGCTTCTCATTTCTATGATGGACAAGGTAGGTAGCACAGTTGCTTATGCTACCTCACAACTGCTATATATATAAATTGCCTGAAGACAACGGGACTGGTGCGACTTGAACGCACGACCTGACGCTTAGGAGGCGTCCGCTCTATCCAACTGAGCTACAACCCCAACTACGAAGCATATATAATTGTAGCAGCAGTTTTAGCGAGATTGCCAACAATTATCCCAAGAGCCGCCGCCTACTTCTAAACCACACAGAAGACTTTCTGCTTTAAGAATTATTTTAGATTTTCTCCCATTTAGTTCTCGTAATTCTAAATTTAGTTTTCCTTGCATGGTGTCTCGGCAACAGTATTTTAAACCTTCCGCTGTGGGCGCACGTAGAGGTTTACCAGGTAGATGGGTGGTTCCTGTCAATTCAATTTCGTAGCTTGAGTTACTAGCTTTCATTTGCCATCTACCCCAAGGCTGAATTTCCCAATCTACTTGGGAATTCCAGGGAACGAATTCATAAAACTTGCCTTGATAGTGTAAGCCAATCATCGCTACAGATTCCATCCACCACAGTACGCCCCGCCTTCCACCGCCAGCAGTTAATGCTAAATCGGGTTCGCCTTCAAAGCAATTGCAATTTATCCAAAACCATTTTTGCGGAAAAGCACCACCCCAATTTTTCTCGCCGTAGGCTGGGGCGTTGGTGAATTCGTAGATTTTACCATTCCAGTCAATTTTTCCGCTGGCTAGACCGTGAGCCATCAAAATTTGCCATCCTGGTTCAAAAATCTGCAAGAATGACAGCCAGCCTGCGGTTGATTGCTGAATGCTATTTTGATTTCCCCAACCGTATACTGGTTGAATTTCATACTGCCAACGGCAATAATTATTGGTGGCGCGTTCGCGAATTATTCCCTGATTCAAGGTGGCTGTAGCTTGATAGCCTTCTTGAACATGATGCTCAAACTCTGCTGGTAGCAGGTATAGGGGAGAAACTTGCAAATCTGTTTTACCCCAATGACCTAAACCCAGAACATCTCGACTACCCCAAAATTTATTGACATCAGGGAAAGTACGACATAAATATTCATCATCCGGGCCGAGAATTTGGGCTGCACCGCCACTGTGAGGTTTACCGCCGATGGGGTCTTCAATGGAGTACATAAAGGCGAATGTTTGTCCAATTTCCGGTAGCGTAACGCGGTAATACCAGCCTTCAAAGAAGCGGCGACTAGTGTCATCCCAGTGATAACCAGAATGGGGCGTTTGGAGAGAATTTACGGGAATAGTTAACATAGATATAGTTGCCGATTTTTTCAGTATGCGCGATCGCTTCGATATCAATGATGCTTATGAAATTCTTGGGCTAGAACCCGGTGCTTCTCAAGCACAGGTGAAGCGAAATTACCGTAAACTGGTGAAAATTTGGCATCCCGATCGCTTTGTTGACCAAAAGCAAAAGCAGGAAGCTGAAGAAAAAATTAAATCAATCAATGCAGCTTACAACAAGCTCAAATCTGAAAGTCCATCTGAGCCTCCCCTTCCTGAAAATCCCTCTTCATCTTCGCCTAAAAATCCCCCAAAAATATCTGTCAATCGTTGGGATGCAGAAACTTTCTATACTTTAGGGGTAGAGAATGCTACTAGAGGAAGATATGAAGATGCGATCGCAGATTTTACCCACGCCATTCGTCTCAATCCTTACTATGTTGAAGCATATAAGTATCGGGGGCTAGTTTGTTCTCAACTGGGATACGAATATAGAGCTGCTTCAGATTTAAATAAAGCTGCACAAATAGAAGAAGAGTTAAGAAATCCGGGTGCTGCGCGTGTATCGCGATCGCCTAGATATGTATCAAAACCTAGACCTTTGGTAGAAAGATTTTGTCAGAGGATAAAAAGTTTACTGCGATTAAATCGGCGTTGGAGATAGCAGCACTACATCTGGAGTTAGTTAATACTTATACTTGGGAATACTAAGTATAGTTAGATTTGCTGCTGATTTCCTAGTATGAGCGATCGCCTTGACATAAATCATGTTTACGATATCCTGGGGTTAAAACCAGGTGCATCTGTTGATGAGGTTAAGCAAGCTTACCGCCAGATAGCTAAGACTTGGCATCCAGATTGTTTTATTGAACCGCAGCAAAAGCTAGAAGCGGAAGAAAAAATCAAAGAAATCAATCAAGCTTATGCAAAGTTAAAGTCTTATCAGCCAGATGAGACAAATAAATCTGCTTCCACTTTTACCAAAATTGATTTAACTCCATCCAATGCTGAAAGTTTGTACAAACTGGGCATAGAGAAAGCTCAAAGAGGAAAATATACTGAAGCAATAGAATACTTTACCCAAGCGATTCGTCTTAACACCAACTACTTTGAAGCCTATAAATACCGAGGGCTTGCTTGCTCAAAACTAGGATATGAAAATAGGGCTTGGTCAGATTTCAAAAATGCCAAAGAACTGGAACTGAAACAGGAAAAAGCACCACCTAAACCTACATCACCACCGCCAAAGCCACCAACACCTGAAACTATATCGCCACCACCACCTGAATCACAGTCTCAACCTTCACCGTGGAAATGTCTACACACTCTGACTCATTTGAACTGGGTTTTTACAACTGCAATTAGTCCAGATGGGCAAATTTTGGCTAGTGGAAGTAGTGATAATACTATCAAGATTTGGCATCTCGACACAGGGAAATTATTACATACTCTCACTGGTCATAGAAAATGGGTAAGATGCCTAGCCTACAGCCCAAATAGCCAAACTCTGGTTAGTGGTAGTGATGACAGCAGCATGATGATTTGGGAAGTGTCTACAGGTAAATTACTCAATACACTCAAAGTACATTCAACCCCAGTTTTTTCTGTAATCATTAGTCCAGATAGTCAGACTATCCTAAGTGGCGGTACAGACACTACTATCAAGGTTTCCCATATAGAGATGGGATTATTGCACGTCCTCAAAGGTCATTCTGACTTGGTTCATTGCCTTGCTATTTGCCCAAAACAGCAGATTTTAATCAGTGGTAGTGCAGACAATACAATTAAAACGTGGAATTTGAAGAGTAAAAAACTGCTACAAACTCTCAAAGGGCATTCAGGTTGGGTGACTTGTGTCGCCATTAGCCCTGATGGAGAAATTTTAGCTAGTAGCAGTTATGACCAGACTATCAAGTTATGGAATATCAATACAGGTAAGCTAATTAACACACTTGCTGGACATCACAGTTATGTTTGGTCTGTTGCTTTTAGCCCTGATGGTCAGAATCTTGCCAGTGCTAGCGCGGACTGTACCATAAAGTTATGGCACATTAGCACTGGACAACAACTCTACACGCTGGGCAACCATTCAGATTGGGTTAACTCTGTTGCTTTCAGCCCTGATGGCAAAACTTTGGTTAGTAGTAGTCGAGATATGACCATCAAGCTTTGGCGATGCGACATCTAACAACAAATGAAAAATTTAGAGAATTGAAGCAAATTGCTAGATTTTTCGATCAATCCATTAATTGACAGTTTAATAACATCCATCTTTGGGATACTCTTTCTCTTGATTAAGCATTAACTCTCTAAAGATTCAGTATTAACTCCCTGGAGATAGAGCCACTTGTTTTAGGGCAGAGGTTATTCTGAGATTACCAACAGTTGAGTAGTAAATAAAACTCAATATTTATCAGCAACATATATTTTCAGTTCATTAAAATCTCTTGTTTTTAGAAAGCTTTAGTTTGTCAATATCCTATTTGAGGAGTGAAATCAATGTCTATTCCCAATGAACGCGAAATCAAAAACAGTGAAGTTAAGCAAGAATCTTACACTGATATTAATGGCAATACTCAGACCAATTTCACACAAACCACTGAAACAGTTAAGAACAATACAACTAATCCCAACACTTACACTAACGGTTACGTACATGGTCGAAATGTTGAGCGTAACTACCAGCAAGCAGATTTAGCGCAGCGTGATGAAAACAATGCTAGTGGTGGTTTGCTGTTGGGTATTATCATAACTTCCCTGCTTGGTTTGGTTATAGGTGGGGTTTGGTACTTCAACCAGCAGAATAACGCTGCGGTTAATAATGCTGTGCCAGTAGTGGTTCCTGTACCGAGTAAGAGTAATCCAACGCCCAGTGCATCTCCTCAACCACCAACGACGATAATCGAAAGAACTAGGGAAGTACCTGTACCTGTTGCTGTTCCTGTTCCCCAACAGCAGGCTGTGCCTCCATCTGCACCTCGCCAACCGAATATTAACATTACTATTCCACCCCAACAGCCTGCGGCAGAAAAAGCACCTTCTATAACTCAGCCAACCCCGAAAGCGGCACAAAATCCGGCGACAAGTCCAACTACTAATACTCCGACTTCACAGAACGATAGTTCAGGTACGAAAAGTGATAGCTCTAAAACTACTCCACCTCAAGGAGTAGACCAATCAAACAGTACATCTAATAGTGGTTCTTCTACCGCAGGTGATGCGACTACAGGTAATTAGAACTCTTGCAAAAGTGCTTTTTGCACTCTCGTGGGAAAAGGGTAAAGCCTTCGGCTGGGGAAAGGGGTAAAGGGGATTTTCTTCCCTTTCCCCTTTACCCTTTCCCCCTTCCTCTTTTCCCGACTTATGCAAGAAGTTTATTCTGGTCAATAACGGCTTCTGAACTTTTAGCCCACTTGATAATGTCGGTATTCATGCCAATATATAACAAGTGGGATAATTCTTAAGCAATATTTCGGAATTATTGCGATAAATTAATGGTAATCAAGTTTAGTAAATGTGTGTTGTAGCTAAACAAACACAATGCTAGATTAAGACCAAGGTACAAACAGGTTAAAAGTTAAACAAAACTTTCAAGTTAGAGCCTGTGCCTCCTGCTCTAATGTTCTCGCGATCGCTCCGAAGTTGTGGCATCCATTGAATGTATTTGCCTTAAGTTCAATGAGTTGTTTTGGAGGTTTTAAAACGCACTGCCAGAAAATGCCTGCCTAGTTGGAATTTTAGGATGTGCAATTCTGAGTATAGCGATCGCGAATACTGTCCACCAAATTTTAAATTTAGTTACTCCTGAATTCTCCAATCTTCAAGAAACCGCCCCAAGCTGCTGACATTTATCTATCGTAGCTTCCGGCGGTTTCTGCTTTGAGTGTTATTGCATTTAAATTGCACTCAGACCAGCAAAAGCTGTCCTTTGTCATTAGTAATTTATTTTGACTAATGATCAATGACTAATGACCAATGACTAATGACCAATGACTAATGACCAATGACCAATGACCAATGACTAATGACCAATAACTAATCACTAATTAAGGTAATTACAGTCACTTCTGGCGGACAAAATAAACGTCCTGGGCGGTAAGTTCCTAAACCACGATTGACATATAGTTGATTTTCTTCTACCTTGTGAAACCCTTGCGCCCACTCCCAATATCGCACTACTTTAGAACAGTCTCCTAGAAAAAATGTTATCCAACGCCGCAATTTTTTGGGAATTTGTTTGAGTAGCTTTTTGTAATAAAATACTAGAGGGCCAATACCCGGAATTACGATGTGACCACCGTGGGTATGACCAGATAGTTGCAAATCTACGCGCCATTGTTGCAATATCTTGGCTGTATCTGGGTTATGAGATAAAACAATCCGCGGTGTCACAGAATCTAGTTGATTCATAACTGGTGCGGGGTAAAATTCCCGTGACCAATAATCAGCTAGTCCAACGAATGGTAATTCTTTTCCTAGTGGATAGGCAATTTCATTCCAAAGCACATGCACCCCAATGCTAGTTAACGCCTGTGTAACTTCTACTTTGGAGTGGCTGTAATAGATATCGTGGTTCCCAAGTACGGCGTAAATACCACAGCGACTTTGCAAATGTTTGAGTCGAAGCACCAGTTGGTGAATTGGTGCAGGATCGTCAGTTACGTAGTCACCAGTTAATAAAATTAAATCTGGTTCAGCTTCGTTAGTAACTGCGATCGCTTTTTCTAACATATCTTCCGACAGTCGCAAACCATCATAGTGAAAATCTGACAACTGTACTAACGTTGTACCTTGTAAAGATGCAGGAAGTTTTGCAATCTTAACCGTTATTTTATCTACTCTTAAATGTCCCGTAAACAACCAATGCATAAGCAAACCGATACTCCTCATACCAGCGCTTACAGCTTACCAAAAATAAAAATGTAACTTGATAAAATGCAATAATTTATGTCATCTACTCCAGATACAATTGATTCATTGATTCAAAGTTATGCGGTCAAAACAAGTAT
This Nostoc sp. C052 DNA region includes the following protein-coding sequences:
- a CDS encoding YdcF family protein; translation: MNKLIFTGKSLRFTAFALPLIIWWGYKEVQNQFVQPQAVVVLGGSTKHLEREKFTAKFVREHPNIPIWITGGSPRTFTQRVFTKAGVDPKRLHLDYEAVDTVTNFTTLVDDLQRRGIKSVYLITSDFHMRRACVIGEIILGSRGIYLKPVPVPSEKPPESIEKSVRDGARAILWLATGYTGVDAAKNKR
- a CDS encoding tocopherol cyclase family protein produces the protein MLTIPVNSLQTPHSGYHWDDTSRRFFEGWYYRVTLPEIGQTFAFMYSIEDPIGGKPHSGGAAQILGPDDEYLCRTFPDVNKFWGSRDVLGLGHWGKTDLQVSPLYLLPAEFEHHVQEGYQATATLNQGIIRERATNNYCRWQYEIQPVYGWGNQNSIQQSTAGWLSFLQIFEPGWQILMAHGLASGKIDWNGKIYEFTNAPAYGEKNWGGAFPQKWFWINCNCFEGEPDLALTAGGGRRGVLWWMESVAMIGLHYQGKFYEFVPWNSQVDWEIQPWGRWQMKASNSSYEIELTGTTHLPGKPLRAPTAEGLKYCCRDTMQGKLNLELRELNGRKSKIILKAESLLCGLEVGGGSWDNCWQSR
- a CDS encoding DnaJ domain-containing protein; this encodes MRDRFDINDAYEILGLEPGASQAQVKRNYRKLVKIWHPDRFVDQKQKQEAEEKIKSINAAYNKLKSESPSEPPLPENPSSSSPKNPPKISVNRWDAETFYTLGVENATRGRYEDAIADFTHAIRLNPYYVEAYKYRGLVCSQLGYEYRAASDLNKAAQIEEELRNPGAARVSRSPRYVSKPRPLVERFCQRIKSLLRLNRRWR
- a CDS encoding DnaJ domain-containing protein, translating into MSDRLDINHVYDILGLKPGASVDEVKQAYRQIAKTWHPDCFIEPQQKLEAEEKIKEINQAYAKLKSYQPDETNKSASTFTKIDLTPSNAESLYKLGIEKAQRGKYTEAIEYFTQAIRLNTNYFEAYKYRGLACSKLGYENRAWSDFKNAKELELKQEKAPPKPTSPPPKPPTPETISPPPPESQSQPSPWKCLHTLTHLNWVFTTAISPDGQILASGSSDNTIKIWHLDTGKLLHTLTGHRKWVRCLAYSPNSQTLVSGSDDSSMMIWEVSTGKLLNTLKVHSTPVFSVIISPDSQTILSGGTDTTIKVSHIEMGLLHVLKGHSDLVHCLAICPKQQILISGSADNTIKTWNLKSKKLLQTLKGHSGWVTCVAISPDGEILASSSYDQTIKLWNINTGKLINTLAGHHSYVWSVAFSPDGQNLASASADCTIKLWHISTGQQLYTLGNHSDWVNSVAFSPDGKTLVSSSRDMTIKLWRCDI
- a CDS encoding metallophosphoesterase, with the protein product MHWLFTGHLRVDKITVKIAKLPASLQGTTLVQLSDFHYDGLRLSEDMLEKAIAVTNEAEPDLILLTGDYVTDDPAPIHQLVLRLKHLQSRCGIYAVLGNHDIYYSHSKVEVTQALTSIGVHVLWNEIAYPLGKELPFVGLADYWSREFYPAPVMNQLDSVTPRIVLSHNPDTAKILQQWRVDLQLSGHTHGGHIVIPGIGPLVFYYKKLLKQIPKKLRRWITFFLGDCSKVVRYWEWAQGFHKVEENQLYVNRGLGTYRPGRLFCPPEVTVITLISD